In Vanacampus margaritifer isolate UIUO_Vmar chromosome 9, RoL_Vmar_1.0, whole genome shotgun sequence, the following proteins share a genomic window:
- the fli1rs gene encoding fli-1 proto-oncogene, ETS transcription factor-related sequence isoform X3, with the protein MDCTIKEALSVVSEDQPMYEPPYTATMHMKAEMTSPGAFKQSPEHAEPDWPAAGATTQKRSEHVNGTNHESPVDCSVTKRSRHMSNDGVPMAYQPSYPEPRVSPPNVTPHSITTTEEKRVIVPADPEVWTQDHVRQWLDWAIKEYVLEEVDVMLFQALDGKALCKLTKEDMMHLTSAYNADILLSHLNYLRQSSPTFSYSTTASTNTPPPPPPPPPPPQPRLQVKAESSFEEIGRRNSWTTNSMTVVPKNPYQTLGPISSRLANPGSGQIQLWQFLLELLSDSNNASIITWEGTNGEFKMTDPDEVAKRWGERKSKPNMNYDKLSRALRYYYDKNIMTKVHGKRYAYKFDFQGISQTHQSHQAADGGGGMVKYQTEMSYVQPYHSHQPKMNFMTGHPPPMPVSPGNFFGPPSTYWNSPSSPIYPGAAMNRHPATHSHLSSYY; encoded by the exons ATGGACTGCACCATAAAG GAAGCGCTGTCTGTGGTGAGTGAGGACCAGCCCATGTACGAGCCGCCCTACACCGCCACCATGCACATGAAGGCAGAGATGACGTCGCCGGGCGCATTCAAGCAGAGCCCCGAGCACGCTGAGCCCGACTGGCCGGCCGCCGGCGCGACCACGCAGAAGAGGAGCGAGCACGTCAACGGAACCAA CCACGAGTCCCCAGTGGACTGCAGCGTCACAAAGAGATCCCGGCACATGAGCAACGACGGTGTCCCGATGGCGTACCAGCCCTCGTACCCGGAGCCCCGCGTCAGCCCACCCAACGTCACGCCACACAGCATTACCACCACCGAAGAGAAGCGGGTGATCGTACCGGCAG ATCCCGAGGTGTGGACCCAGGACCATGTGCGCCAGTGGTTGGACTGGGCCATCAAAGAGTACGTCCTGGAGGAAGTGGACGTCATGCTCTTCCAAGCGCTGGACGGCAAGGCCCTGTGCAAGTTGACCAAAGAGGACATGATGCACCTCACGTCCGCCTACAACGCTGACATCCTGCTCTCGCACCTCAATTACCTCCGGCAGA GTAGTCCAACTTTCTCGTACTCTACGACTGCATCCACCAAcacgccaccgccgccgccgccgccaccaccgCCGCCGCAGCCTCGACTTCAGGTTAAAGCTG AAAGCAGTTTTGAGGAGATTGGCCGCAGGAACAGCTGGACTACAAACAGCATGACGGTAGTGCCCAAAA ACCCCTATCAGACATTAGGGCCCATAAGCAGCCGGCTAGCAAACCCAG GTTCAGGCCAAATCCAGCTGTGGCAGTTCCTGCTGGAGCTGCTTTCAGACAGCAACAACGCCAGCATCATCACCTGGGAAGGCACCAACGGCGAGTTCAAGATGACCGACCCCGACGAGGTGGCCAAGCGCTGGGGCGAGCGCAAGAGCAAGCCCAACATGAACTACGACAAGCTGAGCCGCGCCCTGCGCTACTACTACGACAAGAACATCATGACCAAAGTGCACGGCAAGCGCTACGCCTACAAGTTCGACTTCCAGGGCATCTCGCAGACGCACCAGAGCCACCAGGCGgccgacggcggcggcggcatggTTAAGTACCAGACGGAGATGTCCTATGTGCAGCCTTATCACAGCCACCAGCCCAAAATGAACTTCATGACTGGCCACCCGCCGCCCATGCCTGTCTCGCCCGGGAACTTTTTCGGCCCGCCGTCCACATACTGGAACTCGCCCAGCAGCCCTATCTACCCCGGGGCGGCCATGAACAGACATCCTGCCACCCATTCTCACCTGAGCTCATATTACTGA
- the zp3d.2 gene encoding zona pellucida sperm-binding protein 3d.2 isoform X2, which translates to MLYFPFLTFLSLLASYKGDKPPLQSAFPPFPALTRTNRNTTNNFRRPRLTLPRAYLKLPVFVHSSLPPLEKVHLYPAKGSGLEPLPRPVRERLLPVRPGWRPQGLSGDGSVRTSCKMEKMLVRVPKSILGGGEINYELKLGTCQSKKSSKNYVYFLNGLDQCGTKKQMINGQMTYSNTLHYNPGMNQGPIRRTAPFVMPVVCNYTRYQYSYKVGYLPKMHMRHIFKPMRNRANFILTPRNAQWERLAPSDQYILGERMYFEAEGPSMPQDMRLYVHSCYATPNKSHTSTPQFPIVKDFGCMIESKYSRSRFIPYKNNIVRFSVDAFFFRGMTDHLYMHCTMSAESDVPTPTAKSCNYDKNMGRWEELHGWDWVCACCESNCGSAAAALSEVSTSRGWKVQPRGQLFKNHKRKRLFTTTTTTAAASLVTTTTEASQSMTTPWLELIVDTDKTELKWPYGGRGVEWVEVGEQVKGTAVMEEDVVEDHQVVEEPKVKAVKLSEMKTPATAPMLTQKTTKPQVMGKVVDWEWEDEEMVKKGSAVVEEVNEPRRTFEDTFEFDE; encoded by the exons ATGCTTTATTTCCCATTTCTTACCTTTTTGTCGCTGCTTGCCTCCTACAAAGGAGACAAGCCCCCATTACAGAGTGCCTTCCCTCCATTCCCCGCTTTAACACGAACAAACCGTAACACGACTAACAATTTCCGAAGACCAAGGCTGACTTTACCGCGGGCTTACCTCAAACTGCCGGTGTTCGTCCACTCCAGTCTGCCGCCGCTAGAGAAGGTCCATTTGTATCCGGCCAAAGGCAGCGGCCTGGAGCCTCTACCTAGGCCCGTCCGAGAGCGCCTGCTCCCGGTGCGGCCTGGGTGGAGGCCGCAGGGCTTGTCGGGTGATGGCTCCGTGAGGACATCGTGCAAAATGGAGAAAATGCTCGTCCGGGTGCCCAAGAGTATCTTGGGCGGCGGGGAGATAAATTATGAACTCAAACTCGGAACATGTCAATCCAAAAAATCGTCGAAGAATTACGTTTATTTTCTAAATGGACTCGACCAGTGTGGAACCAAGAAACAG aTGATTAATGGACAGATGACCTATTCAAACACACTCCATTACAACCCAGGGATGAACCAAGGGCCCATAAGGAGAACGGCTCCCTTTGTGATGCCTGTTGTTTGCAATTACACCAG GTATCAATATTCCTACAAAGTCGGCTACCTTCCAAAGATGCACATGCGTCACATCTTCAAACCAATGAGGAACAGAGCCAATTTCATCCTGACGCCACGGAACG CTCAGTGGGAAAGGCTTGCTCCGTCGGATCAGTACATTCTCGGCGAGCGCATGTACTTCGAGGCCGAGGGTCCATCCATGCCCCAAGACATGAGGCTTTACGTCCACTCATGTTATGCTACACCCAATAAGTCGCACACCTCCACGCCTCAATTTCCCATTGTGAAGGACTttgg GTGCATGATTGAAAGCAAATACAGTCGCTCCAGATTCATCCCGTACAAGAACAACATTGTCCGATTCTCCGTGGATGCTTTCTTCTTCCGAGGAATGACGGACCAC CTCTACATGCACTGCACCATGTCGGCAGAAAGTGATGTTCCTACTCCGACGGCAAAGTCCTGTAACTACGACAAAAACATGGGAAG ATGGGAGGAGCTACATGGCTGGGACTGGGTGTGTGCCTGCTGTGAATCCAACTGTggctctgctgctgctgctt TGAGCGAAGTTTCCACCAGCAGAGGGTGGAAAGTGCAGCCAAGAGGGCAACTCTTCAAAAACCACAAGAGGAAGCGATTgttcaccaccaccaccaccacagcgGCAGCTTCCTTAGTGACGACCACCACCGAGGCCAGTCAAAGCATGACCACACCGTGGCTCGAACTGATTGTGGACACGGATAAAACAGAGCTGAAATGGCCGTATGGCGGCAGGGGAGTGGAGTGGGTAGAGGTGGGAGAGCAGGTGAAAGGCACCGCTGTTATGGAGGAAGACGTCGTGGAAGATCATCAAGTCGTTGAAG AACCTAAAGTGAAAGCCGTCAAACTATCCGAGATGAAGACGCCCGCCACAGCACCGATGCTGACACAGAAGACGACAAAGCCACAAGTGATGGGTAAGGTGGTGGACTGGGAATGGGAGGATGAGGAGATGGTGAAGAAGGGCTCCGCTGTGGTGGAGGAGGTCAACGAACCTCGGCGAACTTTTGAAGATACCTTTGAGTTTGACGAATAA
- the fli1rs gene encoding fli-1 proto-oncogene, ETS transcription factor-related sequence isoform X2, with the protein MYEPPYTATMHMKAEMTSPGAFKQSPEHAEPDWPAAGATTQKRSEHVNGTNHESPVDCSVTKRSRHMSNDGVPMAYQPSYPEPRVSPPNVTPHSITTTEEKRVIVPADPEVWTQDHVRQWLDWAIKEYVLEEVDVMLFQALDGKALCKLTKEDMMHLTSAYNADILLSHLNYLRQSSPTFSYSTTASTNTPPPPPPPPPPPQPRLQVKAESSFEEIGRRNSWTTNSMTVVPKSSTMEHQHSRVTEPVSRIGQDPYQTLGPISSRLANPGSGQIQLWQFLLELLSDSNNASIITWEGTNGEFKMTDPDEVAKRWGERKSKPNMNYDKLSRALRYYYDKNIMTKVHGKRYAYKFDFQGISQTHQSHQAADGGGGMVKYQTEMSYVQPYHSHQPKMNFMTGHPPPMPVSPGNFFGPPSTYWNSPSSPIYPGAAMNRHPATHSHLSSYY; encoded by the exons ATGTACGAGCCGCCCTACACCGCCACCATGCACATGAAGGCAGAGATGACGTCGCCGGGCGCATTCAAGCAGAGCCCCGAGCACGCTGAGCCCGACTGGCCGGCCGCCGGCGCGACCACGCAGAAGAGGAGCGAGCACGTCAACGGAACCAA CCACGAGTCCCCAGTGGACTGCAGCGTCACAAAGAGATCCCGGCACATGAGCAACGACGGTGTCCCGATGGCGTACCAGCCCTCGTACCCGGAGCCCCGCGTCAGCCCACCCAACGTCACGCCACACAGCATTACCACCACCGAAGAGAAGCGGGTGATCGTACCGGCAG ATCCCGAGGTGTGGACCCAGGACCATGTGCGCCAGTGGTTGGACTGGGCCATCAAAGAGTACGTCCTGGAGGAAGTGGACGTCATGCTCTTCCAAGCGCTGGACGGCAAGGCCCTGTGCAAGTTGACCAAAGAGGACATGATGCACCTCACGTCCGCCTACAACGCTGACATCCTGCTCTCGCACCTCAATTACCTCCGGCAGA GTAGTCCAACTTTCTCGTACTCTACGACTGCATCCACCAAcacgccaccgccgccgccgccgccaccaccgCCGCCGCAGCCTCGACTTCAGGTTAAAGCTG AAAGCAGTTTTGAGGAGATTGGCCGCAGGAACAGCTGGACTACAAACAGCATGACGGTAGTGCCCAAAA GTTCCACCATGGAGCACCAACACAGCAGAGTGACAGAACCGGTATCAAGAATCGGTCAAg ACCCCTATCAGACATTAGGGCCCATAAGCAGCCGGCTAGCAAACCCAG GTTCAGGCCAAATCCAGCTGTGGCAGTTCCTGCTGGAGCTGCTTTCAGACAGCAACAACGCCAGCATCATCACCTGGGAAGGCACCAACGGCGAGTTCAAGATGACCGACCCCGACGAGGTGGCCAAGCGCTGGGGCGAGCGCAAGAGCAAGCCCAACATGAACTACGACAAGCTGAGCCGCGCCCTGCGCTACTACTACGACAAGAACATCATGACCAAAGTGCACGGCAAGCGCTACGCCTACAAGTTCGACTTCCAGGGCATCTCGCAGACGCACCAGAGCCACCAGGCGgccgacggcggcggcggcatggTTAAGTACCAGACGGAGATGTCCTATGTGCAGCCTTATCACAGCCACCAGCCCAAAATGAACTTCATGACTGGCCACCCGCCGCCCATGCCTGTCTCGCCCGGGAACTTTTTCGGCCCGCCGTCCACATACTGGAACTCGCCCAGCAGCCCTATCTACCCCGGGGCGGCCATGAACAGACATCCTGCCACCCATTCTCACCTGAGCTCATATTACTGA
- the fli1rs gene encoding fli-1 proto-oncogene, ETS transcription factor-related sequence isoform X1 translates to MDCTIKEALSVVSEDQPMYEPPYTATMHMKAEMTSPGAFKQSPEHAEPDWPAAGATTQKRSEHVNGTNHESPVDCSVTKRSRHMSNDGVPMAYQPSYPEPRVSPPNVTPHSITTTEEKRVIVPADPEVWTQDHVRQWLDWAIKEYVLEEVDVMLFQALDGKALCKLTKEDMMHLTSAYNADILLSHLNYLRQSSPTFSYSTTASTNTPPPPPPPPPPPQPRLQVKAESSFEEIGRRNSWTTNSMTVVPKSSTMEHQHSRVTEPVSRIGQDPYQTLGPISSRLANPGSGQIQLWQFLLELLSDSNNASIITWEGTNGEFKMTDPDEVAKRWGERKSKPNMNYDKLSRALRYYYDKNIMTKVHGKRYAYKFDFQGISQTHQSHQAADGGGGMVKYQTEMSYVQPYHSHQPKMNFMTGHPPPMPVSPGNFFGPPSTYWNSPSSPIYPGAAMNRHPATHSHLSSYY, encoded by the exons ATGGACTGCACCATAAAG GAAGCGCTGTCTGTGGTGAGTGAGGACCAGCCCATGTACGAGCCGCCCTACACCGCCACCATGCACATGAAGGCAGAGATGACGTCGCCGGGCGCATTCAAGCAGAGCCCCGAGCACGCTGAGCCCGACTGGCCGGCCGCCGGCGCGACCACGCAGAAGAGGAGCGAGCACGTCAACGGAACCAA CCACGAGTCCCCAGTGGACTGCAGCGTCACAAAGAGATCCCGGCACATGAGCAACGACGGTGTCCCGATGGCGTACCAGCCCTCGTACCCGGAGCCCCGCGTCAGCCCACCCAACGTCACGCCACACAGCATTACCACCACCGAAGAGAAGCGGGTGATCGTACCGGCAG ATCCCGAGGTGTGGACCCAGGACCATGTGCGCCAGTGGTTGGACTGGGCCATCAAAGAGTACGTCCTGGAGGAAGTGGACGTCATGCTCTTCCAAGCGCTGGACGGCAAGGCCCTGTGCAAGTTGACCAAAGAGGACATGATGCACCTCACGTCCGCCTACAACGCTGACATCCTGCTCTCGCACCTCAATTACCTCCGGCAGA GTAGTCCAACTTTCTCGTACTCTACGACTGCATCCACCAAcacgccaccgccgccgccgccgccaccaccgCCGCCGCAGCCTCGACTTCAGGTTAAAGCTG AAAGCAGTTTTGAGGAGATTGGCCGCAGGAACAGCTGGACTACAAACAGCATGACGGTAGTGCCCAAAA GTTCCACCATGGAGCACCAACACAGCAGAGTGACAGAACCGGTATCAAGAATCGGTCAAg ACCCCTATCAGACATTAGGGCCCATAAGCAGCCGGCTAGCAAACCCAG GTTCAGGCCAAATCCAGCTGTGGCAGTTCCTGCTGGAGCTGCTTTCAGACAGCAACAACGCCAGCATCATCACCTGGGAAGGCACCAACGGCGAGTTCAAGATGACCGACCCCGACGAGGTGGCCAAGCGCTGGGGCGAGCGCAAGAGCAAGCCCAACATGAACTACGACAAGCTGAGCCGCGCCCTGCGCTACTACTACGACAAGAACATCATGACCAAAGTGCACGGCAAGCGCTACGCCTACAAGTTCGACTTCCAGGGCATCTCGCAGACGCACCAGAGCCACCAGGCGgccgacggcggcggcggcatggTTAAGTACCAGACGGAGATGTCCTATGTGCAGCCTTATCACAGCCACCAGCCCAAAATGAACTTCATGACTGGCCACCCGCCGCCCATGCCTGTCTCGCCCGGGAACTTTTTCGGCCCGCCGTCCACATACTGGAACTCGCCCAGCAGCCCTATCTACCCCGGGGCGGCCATGAACAGACATCCTGCCACCCATTCTCACCTGAGCTCATATTACTGA
- the zp3d.2 gene encoding zona pellucida sperm-binding protein 3d.2 isoform X1, protein MLYFPFLTFLSLLASYKGDKPPLQSAFPPFPALTRTNRNTTNNFRRPRLTLPRAYLKLPVFVHSSLPPLEKVHLYPAKGSGLEPLPRPVRERLLPVRPGWRPQGLSGDGSVRTSCKMEKMLVRVPKSILGGGEINYELKLGTCQSKKSSKNYVYFLNGLDQCGTKKQMINGQMTYSNTLHYNPGMNQGPIRRTAPFVMPVVCNYTRYQYSYKVGYLPKMHMRHIFKPMRNRANFILTPRNAQWERLAPSDQYILGERMYFEAEGPSMPQDMRLYVHSCYATPNKSHTSTPQFPIVKDFGCMIESKYSRSRFIPYKNNIVRFSVDAFFFRGMTDHQLYMHCTMSAESDVPTPTAKSCNYDKNMGRWEELHGWDWVCACCESNCGSAAAALSEVSTSRGWKVQPRGQLFKNHKRKRLFTTTTTTAAASLVTTTTEASQSMTTPWLELIVDTDKTELKWPYGGRGVEWVEVGEQVKGTAVMEEDVVEDHQVVEEPKVKAVKLSEMKTPATAPMLTQKTTKPQVMGKVVDWEWEDEEMVKKGSAVVEEVNEPRRTFEDTFEFDE, encoded by the exons ATGCTTTATTTCCCATTTCTTACCTTTTTGTCGCTGCTTGCCTCCTACAAAGGAGACAAGCCCCCATTACAGAGTGCCTTCCCTCCATTCCCCGCTTTAACACGAACAAACCGTAACACGACTAACAATTTCCGAAGACCAAGGCTGACTTTACCGCGGGCTTACCTCAAACTGCCGGTGTTCGTCCACTCCAGTCTGCCGCCGCTAGAGAAGGTCCATTTGTATCCGGCCAAAGGCAGCGGCCTGGAGCCTCTACCTAGGCCCGTCCGAGAGCGCCTGCTCCCGGTGCGGCCTGGGTGGAGGCCGCAGGGCTTGTCGGGTGATGGCTCCGTGAGGACATCGTGCAAAATGGAGAAAATGCTCGTCCGGGTGCCCAAGAGTATCTTGGGCGGCGGGGAGATAAATTATGAACTCAAACTCGGAACATGTCAATCCAAAAAATCGTCGAAGAATTACGTTTATTTTCTAAATGGACTCGACCAGTGTGGAACCAAGAAACAG aTGATTAATGGACAGATGACCTATTCAAACACACTCCATTACAACCCAGGGATGAACCAAGGGCCCATAAGGAGAACGGCTCCCTTTGTGATGCCTGTTGTTTGCAATTACACCAG GTATCAATATTCCTACAAAGTCGGCTACCTTCCAAAGATGCACATGCGTCACATCTTCAAACCAATGAGGAACAGAGCCAATTTCATCCTGACGCCACGGAACG CTCAGTGGGAAAGGCTTGCTCCGTCGGATCAGTACATTCTCGGCGAGCGCATGTACTTCGAGGCCGAGGGTCCATCCATGCCCCAAGACATGAGGCTTTACGTCCACTCATGTTATGCTACACCCAATAAGTCGCACACCTCCACGCCTCAATTTCCCATTGTGAAGGACTttgg GTGCATGATTGAAAGCAAATACAGTCGCTCCAGATTCATCCCGTACAAGAACAACATTGTCCGATTCTCCGTGGATGCTTTCTTCTTCCGAGGAATGACGGACCAC CAGCTCTACATGCACTGCACCATGTCGGCAGAAAGTGATGTTCCTACTCCGACGGCAAAGTCCTGTAACTACGACAAAAACATGGGAAG ATGGGAGGAGCTACATGGCTGGGACTGGGTGTGTGCCTGCTGTGAATCCAACTGTggctctgctgctgctgctt TGAGCGAAGTTTCCACCAGCAGAGGGTGGAAAGTGCAGCCAAGAGGGCAACTCTTCAAAAACCACAAGAGGAAGCGATTgttcaccaccaccaccaccacagcgGCAGCTTCCTTAGTGACGACCACCACCGAGGCCAGTCAAAGCATGACCACACCGTGGCTCGAACTGATTGTGGACACGGATAAAACAGAGCTGAAATGGCCGTATGGCGGCAGGGGAGTGGAGTGGGTAGAGGTGGGAGAGCAGGTGAAAGGCACCGCTGTTATGGAGGAAGACGTCGTGGAAGATCATCAAGTCGTTGAAG AACCTAAAGTGAAAGCCGTCAAACTATCCGAGATGAAGACGCCCGCCACAGCACCGATGCTGACACAGAAGACGACAAAGCCACAAGTGATGGGTAAGGTGGTGGACTGGGAATGGGAGGATGAGGAGATGGTGAAGAAGGGCTCCGCTGTGGTGGAGGAGGTCAACGAACCTCGGCGAACTTTTGAAGATACCTTTGAGTTTGACGAATAA